A region of Lycium barbarum isolate Lr01 chromosome 1, ASM1917538v2, whole genome shotgun sequence DNA encodes the following proteins:
- the LOC132617027 gene encoding uncharacterized protein LOC132617027 translates to MSQGSCSSHVKCNCGTIAKHLTSSTPSNPGRKFYKCLRPKGNSCGFWEWEDELFPEIQWNNVQNLTSSLDAVKIERDKLQEELIAIEARHLIEVNKMKEELIGLKSKQQFDLKKVLNLEEKLANTRMLLLISWGIFIGFLAASLIN, encoded by the coding sequence ATGTCTCAAGGTAGCTGTTCATCTCACGTAAAATGTAATTGTGGCACCATTGCAAAACACCTCACTTCATCGACTCCTAGTAATCCCGGACGAAAATTCTACAAATGTCTGAGGCCTAAGGGCAATTCTTGTGGATTTTGGGAATGGGAAGATGAATTGTTCCCTGAGATTCAGTGGAATAATGTTCAAAATTTGACGTCGTCGTTAGATGCGGTCAAGATCGAAAGGGACAAATTGCAAGAAGAATTAATTGCCATTGAGGCTAGACATCTAATTGAAGTGAACAAAATGAAGGAGGAATTAATTGGCTTGAAGAGTAAACAACAATTTGACTTGAAAAAAGTTCTAAACTTGGAGGAGAAACTTGCAAATACAAGGATGTTGCTTTTGATTTCGTGGGGAATATTTATTGGCTTTTTGGCAGCGTCCTTAATCAACTGA
- the LOC132601095 gene encoding uncharacterized protein LOC132601095 isoform X1, whose protein sequence is MVALSLYKGNLHRAPEAPRRWLMPTPKISLKDFRTLLRRRKRALDRLRTPPNAATDTTNPNPNPKVESDCKSKTVDEVPVLVPVKAEKEEDGKLVDSTDVVVVEPKVEVLENGDKLDVPVNPSGFETSNKEDKNNNNNKEDATDKQKRKKEIEDKLQILNMKKHGLVQLLKQILNAEEELKRRSMQGMAVRSSLPLQVDTTNDTGSMTRLNTPRMGSDGNPIGDMDGEGGDDASNQNMLSRNLLRMSSTSPCSDSQLRKTPYNVGPLSSRSVGVTVSPSRFAPPGQQGQPSNLPPMSLSGTNFVASSPSPVASGGTSVFRDRFSSP, encoded by the exons ATGGTGGCACTATCATTGTACAAAGGAAACCTGCATAGAGCACCAGAAGCACCACGTAGATGGCTAATGCCAACCCCAAAAATCTCTCTCAAAGACTTCAGAACTCTCCTCCGTCGCCGCAAGCGTGCCCTAGATCGCCTCCGCACTCCTCCCAACGCCGCCACCGACACTACAAACCCTAACCCTAACCCTAAGGTTGAAAGTGATTGCAAGTCTAAAACTGTAGATGAGGTTCCTGTATTGGTCCCAGTGAAGGCTGAGAAAGAAGAGGATGGGAAATTGGTTGATTCGACtgatgttgttgtggttgaaccTAAGGTTGAGGTTTTGGAAAACGGCGACAAATTGGACGTTCCGGTGAATCCTTCTGGTTTTGAG ACGAGCAACAAAGAggataaaaacaacaacaacaacaaagaggatGCAACTGATAaacagaaaagaaagaaggagattGAGGATAAATTACAGATTTTGAATATGAAGAAGCATGGTTTGGTACAATTACTAAAACAG ATTCTGAATGCAGAAGAGGAGCTAAAGAGACGGAGCATGCAAGGTATGGCAGTTCGGTCATCACTCCCGCTTCAAGTGGATACTACAAATGACACTGGATCCATGACTAGACTAAATACACCTAGAATGGGCTCGGACGGAAACCCCATTGGTGATATGGATGGAGAAGGAGGTGATGACGCTTCTAACCAGAACATGCTTTCTCGGAATTTGCTTCGTATGAGCAGTACATCTCCATGTTCGGATTCTCAACTGAGGAAGACCCCCTATAATGTG GGTCCTCTCTCTTCACGATCTGTTGGTGTTACTGTTAGTCCTTCGCGGTTTGCACCTCCGGGACAGCAAGGTCAACCTTCAAATCTTCCCCCGATGTCCTTATCTGGAACGAATTTTGTTGCCTCCTCTCCTTCTCCTGTAGCATCAGGCGGCACTTCAGTATTTCGCGATCGGTTTTCAAGCCCATGA
- the LOC132601095 gene encoding uncharacterized protein LOC132601095 isoform X2, whose protein sequence is MVALSLYKGNLHRAPEAPRRWLMPTPKISLKDFRTLLRRRKRALDRLRTPPNAATDTTNPNPNPKVESDCKSKTVDEVPVLVPVKAEKEEDGKLVDSTDVVVVEPKVEVLENGDKLDVPVNPSGFETSNKEDKNNNNNKEDATDKQKRKKEIEDKLQILNMKKHGLILNAEEELKRRSMQGMAVRSSLPLQVDTTNDTGSMTRLNTPRMGSDGNPIGDMDGEGGDDASNQNMLSRNLLRMSSTSPCSDSQLRKTPYNVGPLSSRSVGVTVSPSRFAPPGQQGQPSNLPPMSLSGTNFVASSPSPVASGGTSVFRDRFSSP, encoded by the exons ATGGTGGCACTATCATTGTACAAAGGAAACCTGCATAGAGCACCAGAAGCACCACGTAGATGGCTAATGCCAACCCCAAAAATCTCTCTCAAAGACTTCAGAACTCTCCTCCGTCGCCGCAAGCGTGCCCTAGATCGCCTCCGCACTCCTCCCAACGCCGCCACCGACACTACAAACCCTAACCCTAACCCTAAGGTTGAAAGTGATTGCAAGTCTAAAACTGTAGATGAGGTTCCTGTATTGGTCCCAGTGAAGGCTGAGAAAGAAGAGGATGGGAAATTGGTTGATTCGACtgatgttgttgtggttgaaccTAAGGTTGAGGTTTTGGAAAACGGCGACAAATTGGACGTTCCGGTGAATCCTTCTGGTTTTGAG ACGAGCAACAAAGAggataaaaacaacaacaacaacaaagaggatGCAACTGATAaacagaaaagaaagaaggagattGAGGATAAATTACAGATTTTGAATATGAAGAAGCATGGTTTG ATTCTGAATGCAGAAGAGGAGCTAAAGAGACGGAGCATGCAAGGTATGGCAGTTCGGTCATCACTCCCGCTTCAAGTGGATACTACAAATGACACTGGATCCATGACTAGACTAAATACACCTAGAATGGGCTCGGACGGAAACCCCATTGGTGATATGGATGGAGAAGGAGGTGATGACGCTTCTAACCAGAACATGCTTTCTCGGAATTTGCTTCGTATGAGCAGTACATCTCCATGTTCGGATTCTCAACTGAGGAAGACCCCCTATAATGTG GGTCCTCTCTCTTCACGATCTGTTGGTGTTACTGTTAGTCCTTCGCGGTTTGCACCTCCGGGACAGCAAGGTCAACCTTCAAATCTTCCCCCGATGTCCTTATCTGGAACGAATTTTGTTGCCTCCTCTCCTTCTCCTGTAGCATCAGGCGGCACTTCAGTATTTCGCGATCGGTTTTCAAGCCCATGA
- the LOC132625806 gene encoding uncharacterized protein LOC132625806, whose translation MAHNTSNRRILAVPEHKPKTSISMDPTLKKQPKPTPSNTIDNISNKFSHLYANQKILKSNSKDSYGHSSNSLYNHLKTKSWTDSHVLDSSCTAFTKSNSQHGSSTMVKVKKYVPHKGKEFDKEVDVKRAFVNLSKSQEFERFKGFDEIKKQSLSVPLFKNGGRRKSFCSSKIELADFFSCSGVKVVAVDMPPFMQIHAVNCARKTHDSLEKFTSKALALTLKKEFDGVYGPAWHCIVGSSFGSFVTHSVGGFMYFSMDHKIYVLLFKTTVQKAESS comes from the exons ATGGCACACAATACCTCCAACAGGCGCATTTTAGCAGTTCCAGAACATAAGCCTAAAACTTCCATTTCTATGGATCCCACTCTAAAAAAACAACCTAAACCCACCCCCTCTAACACTATAGACAACATATCCAACAAATTTTCCCACCTATATGCAAATCAAAAAATCCTTAAATCTAACTCAAAAGACTCTTATGGGCATTCATCAAATTCACTTTACAACCATTTAAAGACCAAATCTTGGACTGATTCACATGTTCTTGATTCTTCATGTACAGCTTTTACCAAGTCAAACAGTCAACATGGTAGCTCTACTATGGTCAAGGTAAAAAAATATGTACCCCACAAGGGAAAAGAGTTTGACAAAGAGGTGGATGTTAAAAGGGCATTTGTAAATTTGTCTAAGAGTCAAGAATTTGAAAGGTTTAAAGGATTTGATGAGATAAAAAAGCAATCTTTATCAGTACCATTATTCAAGAATGGTGGAAGAAGGAAATCATTTTGCAGTTCAAAAATAGAGTTGGCTGATTTCTTTTCTTGTAGTGGTGTGAAAGTTGTGGCTGTGGATATGCCACCATTTATGCAGATTCATGCTGTGAATTGTGCAAGAAAGACTCATGATAGCTTGGAAAAGTTCACATCTAAAGCTCTTGCTCTTACCCTCAAAAAG GAGTTTGATGGGGTCTATGGACCAGCATGGCACTGTATAGTAGGGTCCAGTTTTGGTTCTTTTGTAACGCATTCTGTTGGTGGTTTCATGTATTTTTCTATGGATCACAAGATATATGTACTCCTCTTCAAGACTACTGTACAAAAAGCAGAATCTAGTTGA